A stretch of Henckelia pumila isolate YLH828 chromosome 4, ASM3356847v2, whole genome shotgun sequence DNA encodes these proteins:
- the LOC140862553 gene encoding uncharacterized protein, protein MQAEEGDPDTTLVTGRILVSGVATRALLDSGATHSFISETFTRKWSIECEDLIGGFTVTIPSGEELSTRRMVRNLELLLQGQPAVADLIVLPMPEFGLILGMDWMSKNAVVIDFQLRPVLVRPEGVEPFQFEATRGSRKTQIISFMQAKWLVHDGCEVFLASISLTELPPRPDISDMDIVRDFEDVFPDDVVGIPPDREVEFSIDLPFLDQFVIVFIDDILIYSKDREEHSQHLRTILEVLRERKLFAKFDKCEFCLKRVAFLGYVISERGVEVDPSKVQAVKEWSVPRNASEIHSFLGLAGYYRKFIKGFSSIAVPLTALTKKNARIVWSSECQRSFDVLKEALTTAPILTMPSRQGDFVVYTDAYKLGLGAVLMQRT, encoded by the exons atgcaggccgaggagggcGACCCTGATACCACGCTCGTCACAG GTAGAATTTTAGTATCCGGTGTGGCCACTAGAGCCTTgttagactcaggggctacccattcTTTCATATCAGAGACTTTTACCCGCAAGTGGAGCATTGAATGCGAGGATCTGATTGGTGGATTCACAGTGACCATCCCATCAGGGGAAGAACTGTCTACTAGGAGAATGGTGAGGAATCTTGAACTCCTGTTGCAAGGGCAACCAGCAGTTGCAGACTTGATAGTATTGCCCATGCCTGAGTTCGGCttgattcttgggatggattggatgtCGAAGAATGCAGTGGTGATCGACTTTCAGCTGAGGCCAGTATTGGTCAGACCAGAGGGAGTAGAGCCATTTCAGTTTGAGGCTACTAGGGGTTCGAGGAAGACACAAATCATATCTTTTATGCAAGCCAAATGGTTGGTGCATGACGGATGTGAGGTGTTCTTAGCCAGTATATCTTTGACAGAGTTGCCTCCACGTCCAGATATCTCAGATATGGACATTGTCAGGGATTTTGAGGACGTTTTTCCAGACGATGTTGTAGGCATTCCGCCtgatagagaagtggagttctctatCGACTTA CCGTTCTTGGAccaatttgtcatcgtcttcattgacgatatccttATATATTCCAAGGATAGAGAGGAGCATTCGCAACATTTGAGAACTATTCTAGAGGTACTCCGGGAACGGAAGCTGTTTGCTAAGTTCGACAAATGCGAGTTTTGTTTGAAGAGAGTAGCATTCTTGGGCTATGTCATTTCCGAGAGAGGTGTTGAGGTAGACCCCTCCAaagttcaagcagtgaaggagtggtcaGTACCTAGAAATGCATCAGAGATTCACAGTTTTCTCGGATTGGCTGGTTATTACaggaagtttatcaagggcTTTTCATCCATTGCAGTGCCCTTGACAGcattaaccaagaagaatgctagGATTGTATGGAGTTCCGAGTGTCAAAGGAGCTTTGATGtattgaaggaagctcttacgacagcgcCAATATTGACTATGCCATCAAGGCAAGGTGATTTCGTGGTTTACACTGATGCTTAcaagttgggattgggagcagttcttatGCAGCGTACAtag